One window of the Triticum dicoccoides isolate Atlit2015 ecotype Zavitan chromosome 3B, WEW_v2.0, whole genome shotgun sequence genome contains the following:
- the LOC119274831 gene encoding serine/threonine-protein phosphatase alpha-3 isoform-like, whose amino-acid sequence MAADLDLDDVIQRLLDAEAPLISSPSTAPPLKGEEIRHLCAAAKELLLKQPTLLELSAPINICGDIHCQYADLLRLFRETGPPSAANRYLFLGDYVDRGTQSIETICLLAYKVKYPDAYFLLRGNHECAAVNKQYGFYSECASRARRIVRLWEEVNAVFACLPLAALVGCDSKKNNKKKILCVHGGLSPELESPDQICQIKRPLADVPESGLVCDLLWSDPAADGDDWGWGDPRRSTSFTFGADVVEEFCERHGLAMVCRAHEMKDAGYDQEFAGGKLVTVFSAPNYCGKCGNDGAVMTVAGDLACSFRVFHPETTATPPAPICL is encoded by the coding sequence ATGGCGGCTGACTTGGACCTGGACGACGTGATCCAGCGCCTCCTGGACGCGGAGGCGCCCCTCATCAGCTCGCCGTCCACCGCCCCGCCGCTGAAAGGCGAGGAGATCCGGCACCTCTGCGCGGCCGCCAAGGAGCTGCTCCTCAAGCAGCCGACGCTGCTCGAGCTCTCCGCCCCCATCAACATCTGCGGCGACATCCACTGCCAGTACGCCGACCTCCTCCGCCTCTTCCGCGAGaccgggccgccctccgccgccaatcGCTACCTCTTCCTCGGCGACTACGTCGACCGGGGCACGCAGAGCATCGAGACCATCTGCCTCCTCGCCTACAAGGTCAAGTACCCGGACGCCTACTTCCTCCTCCGCGGCAACCACGAGTGCGCCGCCGTCAACAAGCAGTACGGCTTCTACTCCGAGTGCGCCTCCCGCGCCCGCCGCATAGTCAGGCTCTGGGAGGAAGTCAACGCCGTATTCGCCTGCCTCCCGCTGGCGGCGCTCGTCGGCTGCGATAGTAaaaagaacaacaagaagaagatccTGTGCGTGCATGGAGGGCTCTCGCCGGAGCTCGAGAGCCCGGACCAGATCTGCCAGATCAAGCGCCCGCTGGCCGACGTCCCCGAGTCCGGCCTCGTCTGCGACCTGCTGTGGTCGGACCCCGCCGCGGACGGCGACGATTGGGGGTGGGGGGACCCGCGCAGGAGCACGTCCTTCACCTTCGGCGCCGACGTGGTGGAGgagttctgcgagaggcacgggctGGCCATGGTGTGCAGGGCGCACGAGATGAAGGATGCCGGGTACGACCAAGAGTTCGCCGGCGGGAAGCTTGTGACTGTGTTCTCTGCACCCAACTACTGCGGCAAGTGCGGCAACGACGGCGCCGTCATGACCGTCGCCGGTGACCTCGCCTGCTCCTTCCGCGTCTTCCACCCTGAGACTACTGCCACTCCTCCGGCTCCTATCTGTCTTTAG